The Arthrobacter sp. OAP107 DNA segment CCACGTCGGCCTCCGCCGCCGCACCGAAGCCGTCCGTCTGGACGAGGAGCAGTGAGGCGCCCCGCGCTGCAAGGTCCGAACCGTGCAGCTCGTCCAGCTGCGCGAGCGAGCCGCCGTCGAGCAGTTCCATGATGGCCGGCTGCACGCGGGCCTTGCCCACGGCGAGCACACCGGCCGCCGCCTGCCGGAAGCCGGGGTAGAACGCGGCGATGGTGTGCACCTCGCGGGGCAAGTACTTCAGCCGGACGGTCGCGGCGACCACGATGCCGAGCGTGCCCTCCGACCCCACAAACAGCCCGGTCAGGTCGTAGCCGGCTACGCCCTTGAAGGTCTGGTGCCCGGTGTGCAGCAGCGATCCGTCCGCGAGGACCACGTCCAGGGCCAGCACGGAATCCCGGGTTACGCCGTACTTGGCGCACCGGAGGCCGCCGGCGTTGGTGGCCACGTTGCCGCCGATGGTGGACCTCCGGAAGCTCGCCGGGTCAGGAGCGAACATGAGCCCGTGCACCGCGGCGGTGGCATTCAGGTCGGCGTTGATAACGCCGGGTTCGACGACGGCGGTCTCGTCGTCCGCGTTGAGCTCCAGAATGCGGTTCATCCGCTCCAGCCCAAGGACGATGCAGCCCTCACTGGCGTGGGCTCCGCCCGAGACTCCGGTCCCGGCGCCCCGCGGAACCAGCGGAACGTTCCGGGCCGCGCAGGCCTTGACAGTGGCCTGGACGTCGTCCACCGACTCCGCGAGCACCACGGCAGCGGGCAGCCGGTAGTCCACCACGGGCGCCTGGTCCACCGCGTATGCGGCGAGTGCGCCCTCGTCCCGGAGAACTTTCCCCGGCCCCAGGATTGATGTCAGTTCGTCGGCGATGCTGCCCATGGGTCTCCCGTTCGATCACTTTGCTTCAGTCTAGATGTCGCCCGTGTGCCACGCTCCGCCGGCGGCGGTTCTCTTGCCGGCGGGCCGGTCCGCCCCGTACTGGAAGCGTTTCCAGGTTTGTGATGGCAGTGACGGCTGGTCCCGCAGGATTGACCTGAACTGTCAATCGATATGCTGGTGTAAGCGCTTTCATTGTGGGCTTCCCGCCCTTAGGATTGCCCAATGTCTGTTGACTCGTTTCTGCACTCGGCGTCGCCGCTGGCTGGCGCACTGACGCCCGTCCACGCCCCCGACAACGCACACGGCTGGTGGCGGTCCGCCGTCATTTACCAGGTGTACCCGCGTTCCTTCCGGGACATGAACGGCGACGGAATCGGTGACCTGGCGGGGATCACCGCCGAGATGCCGCAGCTTGCCGAGCTCAGCGTGGACGCCGTCTGGCTCTCCCCCTTCTACCGCTCCCCGCAGCGCGACGCCGGATACGACGTCAGCAACTACTGCGACGTCGACCCGATCTTCGGCACGCTCGGTGATTTCGACGGCATGGTGGCTGAAGCCAACCGTCTGGGCCTGCGCGTCATCGTGGACCTGGTCCCGAATCACTGCTCCGACCAGCACCACGACTTCCAGGCGGCGCTGGCTGCCGGCCCGGGCAGCCCGGAACGGGACATGTTCATCTTCCGCGACGGCCAGGGCGCCGAGGGCAACGAACCACCCAACAACTGGGGATCGCACTTCGGTGGCTCTGCCTGGACCCGCATCACCGAGCCTGACGGTGCACCGGGGCAGTGGTACCTGCACCTCTTCGATGCCTCGCAGCCGGACTTCAACTGGGACAACCAGGCCGTGCATGACGAGTTCGAGCGCGTCCTGCGCTTCTGGCTGGACCGCGGCGTCTCCGGCTTCCGCGTGGACGTGGCCCACGCCCTGGTCAAGGCCCCAGGGCTGCCCGCCTGGGGCGGACGCGCCGACGGCAGCAGCTCCGACGGTTTCCCTGGACACGAGGCCCCGATGTTCGGCCAGCCGGCCCTGCACGACATCTACCGCAGGTGGCGCCAGATTCTTGAGGAGTATGGTCCCGACCGCATTCTCTGCGCAGAGGCCAATGTGGACCCCCTGCCGCGGCTGGCCCACTGGGTCCGGCCGGACGAAATGCACCAGGCCTTCAACTTCCCCTACGTCCATGCAGGACTAGACCTCCCCCGCCTCCGCCACATCGTCACCGAGTCACTGACGTCCTTGGACGCCGTGGGTGCGCCGAGCACCTGGGTGCTCTCCAACCACGACGTCGTCCGGCACGCCACACGTTTTGGCTACGACTGGTCCGGGCCACGGGACGGGGACGGCATCGGTCCCTATGACCCCCAGCCGGACGAGGAGCTGGGCAGGACCCGGGCCGCGGCGGCATCCCTGTTCATGCTGGGGCTCCCCGGCGGAGCCTATCTGTACCAGGGCGAGGAACTGGGGCTGCCTGACGGCATCGATATCCCGGACCACCAGCGGCAGGACCCGACGTTCGCGCGCACCGGCGGCGCCCGGTTGGGCCGCGACGGCTGCCGTGTTCCCCTGCCGTGGAAGGCGTCCGA contains these protein-coding regions:
- a CDS encoding FAD-linked oxidase C-terminal domain-containing protein, giving the protein MGSIADELTSILGPGKVLRDEGALAAYAVDQAPVVDYRLPAAVVLAESVDDVQATVKACAARNVPLVPRGAGTGVSGGAHASEGCIVLGLERMNRILELNADDETAVVEPGVINADLNATAAVHGLMFAPDPASFRRSTIGGNVATNAGGLRCAKYGVTRDSVLALDVVLADGSLLHTGHQTFKGVAGYDLTGLFVGSEGTLGIVVAATVRLKYLPREVHTIAAFYPGFRQAAAGVLAVGKARVQPAIMELLDGGSLAQLDELHGSDLAARGASLLLVQTDGFGAAAEADVVREVLAAGGAVVTTEANAEAEQLVELRRNSRGVEVDDQYRVGEDVAVPRSRLVDYVAALEALAEAHDVKLKVVAHAGDGNLHPTFWIDRVNDEVDAGAMRRLNTALDASIVAALEMGGTITGEHGVGQYKLRWLSLEQPEPVRELQRGIKKLFDPAGILNPGKAI
- a CDS encoding glycoside hydrolase family 13 protein, translated to MSVDSFLHSASPLAGALTPVHAPDNAHGWWRSAVIYQVYPRSFRDMNGDGIGDLAGITAEMPQLAELSVDAVWLSPFYRSPQRDAGYDVSNYCDVDPIFGTLGDFDGMVAEANRLGLRVIVDLVPNHCSDQHHDFQAALAAGPGSPERDMFIFRDGQGAEGNEPPNNWGSHFGGSAWTRITEPDGAPGQWYLHLFDASQPDFNWDNQAVHDEFERVLRFWLDRGVSGFRVDVAHALVKAPGLPAWGGRADGSSSDGFPGHEAPMFGQPALHDIYRRWRQILEEYGPDRILCAEANVDPLPRLAHWVRPDEMHQAFNFPYVHAGLDLPRLRHIVTESLTSLDAVGAPSTWVLSNHDVVRHATRFGYDWSGPRDGDGIGPYDPQPDEELGRTRAAAASLFMLGLPGGAYLYQGEELGLPDGIDIPDHQRQDPTFARTGGARLGRDGCRVPLPWKASERHSGFGDGEAPWLPQPESFPKLARDAQAGDPSSHLNLYRRMLTVRRELDLGRGSLAWAEEWCTASSLAFLNGDILVIMNIGSYPVELPAGEVVLRSSSPSGGGEGDQESALATGETVWLRISPEGAQS